In Streptomyces pluripotens, the genomic window GGCGGCGGCATCGCCGGGCTCGCCGCGGCCACCGCGCTGACCGAGCGCGGGGTGCGGGTCACCCTGTACGAGCGTGAGGCGCAGCTAGGGGGACGGCTGGCCGGATGGCCCACCCGGCTGGCCGACACCAGCACGGTGACGATGAGCCGCGGGTTCCACGCCTTCTTCCCGCAGTACTACAACCTGCGGGCCCTGCTGCGCCGTACCGATCCTGCCCTGTCCCGACTTACCGGTCTGCCCGACTACCCCCTGCGCCACGCCTCCGGCGCGTGCGACAGCTTCCGGCACGTGCCGCGCACCCCGCCGCTCAGCGCGCTCGGCTTCGTCGCGCTCAGCCCCTCCTTCCAGGTGCGCGACCTGGCGGGGATGAACGTGCGGGCGGCGTTGCCGCTGCTGGACGTGCGGGTGCCCGAGGTGTACGACCGGCTCGACCGGACCAGCGCCCACGACTTCCTGGAGGCGATCCGCTTCCCCGCGGCGGCACGGCACCTGGCCTTCGAGGTGTTCTCCCGCAGCTTCTTCGCCGACCCGCGCCTGCTGTCCGCGGCCGAGATGGCGCTGATGTTCCACATCTACTTCCTCGGCTCGGCGGAAGGCCTGCTGTTCGACGTGCCCACCGAACCGTTCCCGCAGGCCCTGTGGGCCCCGCTCGCCCGGTATCTGACCCGCCGCGGGGCCGACCTGCGCACATCGGCGGCCGTCGAGGCGGTCACAGCGCTGCCGGACGGTGGTTTCACCGTCGCCGACGGCACAGCCGAGGAACACCACGACGCGGTGGTACTCGCGACAGACCTTGCTCCGCTGCGTGCCCTGGTCGCCCGCTCCGAGACCCTGGGCGACGAACCGTGGCGTGCCCGAGTGGCGCGACTGCGCACCGCGCCGGCGTTCCTGGTCTCCCGGCTGTGGCTGGACCGGCCGGTCCGCGACGACCGGCCCGGCTTCCTGGGCACCAGCGGGTACGGCCCACTGGACAACGTCAGTGTCCTGGACCGTTGGGAGGGCGAGGCCGCCCGTTGGGCCGCCCGCACGGGCGGCTCGGTGCTGGAACTGCACGCCTACGCGTTGCCCGGCGACACCAGCCGTAAGACGCGGCAGAAGGAGTTGCTCGGCGAGCTGCACCGGGTCTACCCCGAAACGTGCACCGCCCGGGTGGTGGACTCCCGCCAGGAGTGGCACGCCGACTGCCCGCTGTTCCCCGTCGGCGGCTACGCCGACCGGCCCGCCGTGCACACACCCACGCCGGGCCTGGTCGTCGCGGGCGACGCCGTGCGCACCGGACTGCCGGTGGCGCTGATGGAGCGGGCGGCGACCAGCGGTTTCCTCGCCGCCAACACCCTCCTCGGCCGCTGGGGCCTGCGCGGGCACCCGCTGTGGACGGTGCCCGACGGAGGTCGCGGCGCTGTCCTGCGCCGGGCCGCTCGGCTCGCCGACGGCAGATGACGCCTTCGACGGCCGCTCCCCGGTCCTCGGCACCGAGGGCGGATGCGCCGGGCAGCGGGAAGAAGGTCTCGGGGGGCCTCGCCGTCGCACGCGGCTCGGTGGCACCGGTCGACTGCGACTGCGGGTGAGTGGTCGGCGACCGGCGCACATATCCCTGCCGGCGCTTGCGGTCCCGCCCACCCGCGGTGCCGTAGCGGCGCGTGACCGCACCACGGGCCGGCTGGACGTGGTGCCCTGCGAGGTTCACGGCTCGTGATCTGGCTCGTGAAAAACGCGTGCGCGGGGGAATTCATCCCGTATGAGGCTCATCAGCACACTCAGCGACGTGCCCCCGCCCAGCGCCCGGCTGCGCTACGGCGCGGCGGCGACGGCGGTGGCCGCCGCGGCCGTGACCGGAGCCTGGGCGGTCGACGCGGACAGCGCCTGGTACCGCGCGCTGCGCAAGCCCAACTGGCAACCGCCTTCCTGGGCGTTCGGCGCCGTGTGGACGCCGTTGTACGCCGCGATCGCCTATGCGACCGGTCACGCGTTGGGCCGGACCGGGGACGTAGGCCGGCGCCGGAGGCTCGTGCAAAGCCTGGCCGTGAACCTGGCGCTGAACGCGGGCTGGAACTGGCTGTTCTTCGCCCTCCGCAGTCCCGCCGCCGGGCTGGCCGGCACGCTGCTCCTCGATGTGAGCAACGCCGACCTGTTGCGGCGTACCGCCCGCGTCGACCGTTCGGCGACGTTGATGCTCGCGCCGTACGCCGCCTGGTGCTGCTTCGCGACGGCGCTGAACGCCTCGATCGTCCGCCGCAACCGGTAGCCGGGCATCTGCCCGGCTACCGCGATGGTGCGGATCGGCCGCGTGCGGCGGACGTGTAGGCCTCCCAGTCAGCGCGCCCGACCGCACCCATGACCCCGGTGTCCGACGCGAGTTCGACGGCGGACGTGCGGTGCAGCTCGCGGCGGGCGACGCGCGTGACGAGGGCGGGGAACAGCGGTCGCAGCGGCTGGCACCAGCGCAGCCAGGACGGGGCGTAGATCTGGGCGGAGCGGCGCTCGACACCGGCTGCGAGCCAGGCGGCCACCTGCTCGGGCGTGTGCACACGGCGGGCGAACCTTGGCTGGTGGGCGCGCAGGGCACGCAGCACCGGGTGGTCGTCCAGTCCAGTGATCATGTCCGTGGCGGTCCAGTGCGGATAGGCGATGCCGACCGCGATCCCGTCGGGCTCGACCTCGCCGCGCAGGGCCTGGGCGAAGGACTCCACCCCCGCCTTGGACGCGCAGTAGGCGCTCATCATCGGCGCCGAGCCGAAGGCGGCCGTGGAGGCGATCTGCAGGAAGTAGCCGTGCGTGTGGGCGAGCTGGGGCAAGAAGGCACGGGCGGTGTTGGCGGAGCCGGTCAGGTTGACGTCGACGACGTGCCGCCATAGGCCGGGGTCGGTCAGGCGGAAGGGACCGCCCGCCGCGACGCCCGCGTTGGCCACGACCACCGAAGCATCGCCGAACCGGTCGGCCACCTGCCGTGCGGCCCCGTCGAGTGCCTCCGTGTCCGTGACGTCCGCCTCGACGCACAGGCTGGGGGTGGTGAGCGCGGACGCGGCGGCGTGCAGGGGCTGCGCCTCGCGGCCGAGTAGGGCGACGCGCATACCGGCCTCGGACAGGCACCGCGCCAGCGCCTCGCCGATCCCGCGGGCGGCTCCTGTGACGACGGCGACACGGCCTCGCAGGGGCGAGTTCTGGGCTCTGCCGGTGGGGTACATGGGAAGTCCCTCGCTTTCGGTGGTTCCGGACGACCTCGCAGGGGGCCGGCCTCCCCGTGCAGGAACAGCACGAGGTGGACCGGCCGTGCTGCGGGACGTGCCTGCACGTCACTGCCGCGAACGAGCCGCCGACGCAACGGAGCCCTGCCGCAGGGCCGGTGCTCCGGACATCTGCCGGGCCGCCGGCGCATGCTGCCGGCGGCGGGCGGCCAGCGACTCCTGGGCCGCCTCGCGCGGATGACGGCGGCGCCAGTAGGGGTTGTCGTGCGGCAGCTTGCCCGACACGCGGCCGTACATGCCGAAGGTCGCGATGAGCAGCCCCATGACGTAGCTGAAGAAGACGTTCGCCATACCGAAGCCGAGGATGTTGGCGGGCCGATCGAGGATGAAGGTGTGCACGAACCCGCTCAGCACGAACAGCGCCCCGATGGTGATGTTCACAGCCGAGGCGACGTTCCCGCCGATCGCCGCGCCAGTCAGCAGGAGCAGCCCGAACAGCACGGAGACCAGGCTGAGCAGCCCGTTGGTCGACATGCCCGCGATGCGGGTGCCGTCGGTGTCGAACGGGCTGAGCCGGTCGGCGAAGCCCAGTGCACCGAAGACCAGCAGGACGACACCGCACAGTCCGGCGCCGTAGCGGTAGACGGTGGCCAGGTGGTGGTCCACCGGCAGTTCGTCGCGAAGTCTCATGGAACGTCCTTTCCGACGCCTGCGAGCCCCCTGTCTTCCGTGGGCTGCGGCCGTGCGGCCTCACCCACGCGTCACCGACCTCTTCCGGTGGCAGACACCGATCGGTTGCAGACCCCGCGGGTGAAGGCCGTCCGGACGCCGGCGCGCATCCGCAACCGTGCGTGAAGGGGAAGGAAGAGACGGACGGTGCGCGTCCCACCGGGCCGGACGCGCCGGAAGGGTGGACGGAAATGACGAGCGGGCGGACGGCGGAGCCGTGGGACGTGATCGTCGTGGGTGCCGGGCTCGCCGGGCTGGCCTGTGCCCGGGACCTGCACGCGCTGGGGCTGCGGGTACGGGTGCTGGAGGCCGGGGACCGGGTCGGCGGCCGGGTGTGCACCGACCTGGTCGAGGGCTGCGTGGTGGACCGGGGGTTCCAGGTGTTCAATACCGCCTACCCTCAGGTGCGCGGCCGCCTGCCGCTGCGCGACCTGCGACTGCGGCCGTTCACGCCCGGCTTCCTGATGCACGACGGCGGGCTGCGGCTGCGGTTCGCCGATCCGAGACGGGCGCCCGGGCAGGCGCTGAGCGGTCTGGCCCGTGGTCTGGCAGGGCCCCGGGACCTGGCGGCGCTGGCCGCGCTGACCGGCCGCGACGCGCTGGCCCCGGCGGTGCTGGTACGGCGGGCACCCGATGTCTCCACGCGGCGGGCACTGGCGGCGGCCGGTTTCAGCGACGGATTCGTGGAGCGGTTCTTCCGACCGTTCCTGTCGGGGGTGTTCCTGGAAGACGACCTGGTCACCTCCGGACGGTTCTTCCACCTGGTGTGGCGCAGCATGGCGCGCGGCACGCTCTGCCTGCCCGCCGCGGGGATCGGTGCCGTGCCCGAACAGCTGGCGTCCGCACTGCCCCCCGACACGGTCGCGCGGGAGTCGCCGGTGAGGGCCCTGACCGATGACGGCGTCCTCGACCACGACGGGCGTACGGTGCCGGCGCGGGCGGTGGTCGTGGCGACGGACGCGGCGACGGCGGCCCGGCTGCTGCCCGGTGTGGTGGTACCGCCGTACCGCTCGGTCACCACCCTCTACCACCTCGCCCCCCGCTCGCCGCTGGGCGAGCCGACCCTGCTCACGGACGTGCGGCGGCGCTTCGCCAACAGCGTCGTGCTGAGCGAGGTCCACCCCGGTTACGCGCCGCGCGGGTACGCGCTGGTGGCGACCTCCGTCCTGGGCAGCGACGGCCGAGACCGCGAGGAGGCGGTGCGGGAGGCGCTCGCCGAGTGCTACGACGCGGACACGGCAGGCTGGGAACTGCTCACCGTCCGCACGGTGGCCGCCGCCCTGCCCGCGATGGAGCCGCCGCTGCCGCTCAGCCGCCGTACCCGGGTGACCGCCGGACGGTACGTGTGCGGCGACCACCGGGCCACCGGGTCGCTGCAGGGGGCACTGGCCTCGGGGGCGCGGGCGGCCCGGGAGGTGGCCGCGGACCTCGGCTGAACGCGTGGGCTGGTGGACCGGGTCAGGGCGGCTGCCGGTCCCAGCGCCGGTCGGCGGCCAGCACCTCGTCCAAGTCGCCGAGCCGGTCCAGGCCCTGCACGGCGCGGGAGGTGCGTCGGTTGCCGGCGAGCAGAGCGCGGTGGCGTCGGGCGAAGGCCCAGTAGCCGGTGGTGTAGGGGCAGGCCCGTTCCCCGGTGCGGTCGCCGGGGCGGTAGGCGCAGCCGTCGCACAGGTCGCTCATGCGGTGGATGTAGGCGCCGGCCGAGGTGTAGGGCTTGGTGGTCATCAGGCCGCCGTCGGCGTACTGGGACATGCCGGTGACGTTGGGCAGCATCACCCAGTCGTAGCCGTCGACGAAGCAGCGGTGGAACCAGTCGGTGACCGCCCGCGGGTCCCAGCCGCGCTGGAGGGCGTAGTTGCCGAGCACCATCAGGCGCGGGATGTGGTGGGTCCAGCCGGTGTCGCGCACCTGGGCGAGGATGGTGGCCAGGCAGCGAGCGGTCACGGCGTGGGCATCGAGTTCCCGGAACCAGTCCGGCAGCGGGGCGTGGTGGCGCAGGGCGTTGCGGTGCCGGTACTCCTCACCGAAGTACCAGTACAACTGCCACACGAACTCGCGCCAGCCGGCGACCTGCCGGACGAAGCCCTCGACGCTGTTGAGGGGGGCGCGGCCGGCACGCCAGGCATCCTCGGCGGCGGTGACCACCTCCAGCGGGTCGAGCAGCCCGAGGTTGAGGGAGGACGACAGCAGGCTGTGGCTCAACACCGGGTCGCCGGCGAGCATGGCGTCCTCATGCGGACCGAACCCGGCGAGCCGGTGCTCGGTGAAGCGGCGCAGGGCGGCGAGGGCCTCACGTCGGGTGGCGGGGAAGAGGCGGGGCCCGTCGCGGCCGACGAAGCGGATGCCGTCCTCGCGCTCCCAGCGGTCGAGATCGGCGCGGACCTGCTCGTCGATGTCGTCCTCGCGGGGCTGGTACGGCCGCGGTGCGCTGAGGGTGCGCTTCCCCCGGGGCGGGGGCTCGCGGTTGGCGTGGTCGTGGTTCCAGCGTCCGCCGGCCGGTGTGTCGCCGTCCTCCATGAGCAGGTCCAGCTCGCGGCGCACCCAGCGGTAGAAGTCCTCGTGACGCAACCGCCCCCCGTCACGTCCCTCCGCCCAGGCGCGGAACGCACCGTGCGGCAGCAGGAAGCCGCGCGCGGGCAGCACGCTGATCTGCTCCAGGGAGCGGACCAGGCGCAGGGCGGCGCGCGAGGTCGGATGGTGCACAGTGACGGCATCGTCGCCGACGGCCTCGCGCAGGCCCTCCCGGTACGTCTCCGTGCGCACGTGATGCACGCGGTCGCCGAGTTCGGCGGCCCGGTGGCGCATCGCGGACAACACCACATGGGCCTTGGCCCGGTGGAAACGGCGCCGGCGGAACACCGAGCGGGCCTCGATCATCACCACCGGGGCGTCGCGGGCCGGACCGCCGTCGCGGGGGCGAGGAAGTGCGGACCGAGTTGGTCTCCGAACAACCAATGGGGGCCGGTCACGCTCACTCCTGCCGGTCGCGGGCCCGGCGGAACCGGTCCAGGCCCTCGGAGAGGTCCACGATCGGGTCCGGGTAGTCGAGCGCGGCACGGTCCAGGCCGGGCAGCTTCCACGGCTCGTGCACGGCCGGGGCGTCGACGCCGACGAGTTCGGGCACCCAGCGGCGGACGTAGGTGCCGTCGGGGTCGTGGCGCTTGGCCTGGATGACGGGGTTGAGGACTCGGCCCGGCCGGGTGTCGGTGCCGGTGCCGGCCACCCACTGCCAGTTGAGCTGGTTGTTGGCGATGTCGCCGTCGACCAGCCACTGCAGGAAGTGGGCGGCGCCGACGCGCCAGTCGACGTAGAGCGTCTTGGTCAGGAAACTGGCGGTCAGCAGGCGGGCCCGGTTGTGCATCCAGCCCTCCTGGCGCAACTGCCGCATCGCCGCGTCGATCACCGGGTAGCCGGTGCGGCCCTGACGCCAGGCCTCGATGTCGGCCCGCGCGGTGCGCTCCGTGCGCCAGTGGTCGTGCTTCGTGCGGTAGTCGGTGCGGGCGGCGTCGTGGCGGGCGGCGAGTACCTGGCGGTGGAAGTCGCGCCAGGCGAGCTGCCGCACGAGGGCTTCGGCGCCCGGGCCGCCGTGGCGGCGGGCCCGCTGGACCAGTTCCACCGGGGACAGGGTGCCGAAATGCAGATGCGCGGAGAGCCGGGAGGTGGCGTCGGCGGCCAGGTCGTCGCGGGTGTCGTCGTAGGCGTCCAGGCCCTTGCGCCAATAGGCGGTCACCCGTTTGCGGCCCTCGCTCTCGCCACCGGCCGGCAGGGCGGGCGAGACGCCGCTGATGTCACCGCGTGCCCGCGGCGGTTCGCCCTCCACCTCGTCCGGCACTGGCACCCGGCGCGGGGCGGCCACGGCCGCGCGCCAACGGGCCTGCGACCACTGCCGGTAGTACGGCGTGAAGACGGCGAAATGGTCGGAGGAGGAGGGCGTCACCTCACCGGGGGGTACGGCCACGGTCACCGCGTCGTGCACGAACAGCCGGCGCCCGTCGGCCTCCAGCGCCCGTCGCAGTCGCTCTTCCCTGCGGCCGGCGAAGGCACTGTGCGCCGCCGCCATGTGCACCTCGTCGGCGTCCGCCTCGGTCACCACGCGGCACACCTCACGCACCAGGTCACCGGAGCGCACCACGAGCCGTCCGCCGCGCTCGCGCAGGGAGGCGTCGAGGTCGGTCAGGCAGTCGGCGAGGAAGGCTGTGCGGTTCGGGGTGGCGAACCCGGCGGCTTCGACGGCGCGGTCGTGCACAAAGAGGGGCACGACCGCGTCGGCGGCCTCCAGCGCCGCGCGGAGCGGCGGGTGGTCGTGCAGGCGCAGGTCGGAGGTGAACAGGACGACCGAGACGTGCATGGCAGTCAGCTTCTTTCCGGTGGTCGGCGGCGGCCGGTGCGGACTGCACTGTCTTCGGGCGGCGGCGCGGGTCCGGATGCGGTGCGTCCGGACGTGGCCGGCCCGGCGGTGTGGTCGCGGTCATGCTGGGCACGTGCGGCGGCGCGGACGATGTTGCGGGCCATGCCGCCGAAGACGAGCGCGTGGAAGGGCGAGACGCTCCACCAGTACAGGTGGCCGAGCAGTCCGCGGGGGTGGAACAGCGCCCGCTGCCAGTACCGGACCGGCCCGCTTCCGTCGCCGTCCACGCGCATCTCCAGCCAGGCCAGGCCGGGCAGTCTCATCTCGGCACGCAGCCGCAGCAGCCGCCCGCGTTCGATCTCCTCCACCCGCCAGAAGTCCAGCGAGTCGCCCACCCGCAGCCGCCGCGCGTCCCGTCGACCACGGCGCAGGCCGACACCACCGACGAGCCGGTCGAGCCAGCCGCGTACCGCCCAGGCAAGAGGGAAGGAGTACCAGCCGTTCTCCCCGCCGATGCCCTCGATCACCTGCCACAGCGCCTCGGGGGGCACGTCCGCGTCGCGCTCGCGCACGTCCGTGTAGAGGCTGCCGCCCGCCCAGTCCGGGTCGGTGGGCAGCGGGTCGCTCGGGGCGCCCGGCACGGAGGCGGAGGACCAGCGGGTGGCGACCTGGGCCTCGCGGACCCGCTGGAGCGCCAAGGCGACGGCACGGTCGAAGCCGAGGGGGTGACCGGGTGGGCTGGGCAAGTACCGCTCGATGTCGTTCTCCTGGCAGACGACCTCGTGGCGCAGGGACTCCGTAAGCGGGCGGGCGATCGAGGCCGGCACCGGGGTCACCAGGCCGACCCAGTGGCTGGACAGGCCTGGCGTGAGTACCGGCACCGGCACGACCAGCCTCCGGGGCAGGCCGGCGACAGCCGCGTACCGCTGCATCATGTCCAGGTAGGTGAGCACCTCCGGGCCGCCGATGTCGAAGGTGCGACTGACGTCGGAGGGCAGCCGGGCGCAGCCCACCAGCAGGCGCAGCACGTCGCGTACGGCGATGGGCTGGATCCGGGTGTGCACCCAGCGCGGGGTGACCATCACCGGGAGCCGCTCGGTGAGGTAGCGCAGCATCTCGAAACTTGCGGAACCGGAGCCGATGATGACGGCGGCACGCAGCACGACGGTCGGCACGCCGGAGTCGAGCAGAATGCGGCCGACCTCGGCCCGGGACCGCAGATGCGGGGACAGCTGCCGTTCGGGGACCCCGGCCGGGGTCAGGCCGCCGAGGTAGACCAGGCGGCGGACGCCGGCCTGGTGGGCCTGTTCGCCGAAGATCCGGGCCGCCTCCCGGTCGGTCCGCTCGAAGTCGCGGCCGGTGCCGAGGGCGTGCACCAGGTAGTAGGCCACGTCCGCGTCCGCCATGGCCCGTGCCACGGATTCGGCGTCGGTGACGTCCCCCTGGACGATCTCCACCCGGTCCGCCCAGGGGTGGTCGCGCAGTTTGCGCGGCGTACGGACCAGACAGCGCACCCGGTGTCCGGCGTCCAGCAGCTCCGGCACCAGCCGGCCGCCGATGTAGCCGCTGGCGCCGGTGACGAGACAGGTGTGTGTCCCGTCCGGTGCCGCCCCCTCCGAGCTCGTTCTCCTATTCGTCTCCTGCGCCACGGGAACCGCCCCTGTCCTCGCTCGTCCGGTCCGCCAGATTGCGCTCCCGGCTGTCTCTACCGTGCTGGCCTCGTCTCCGGATGCGCTCCGTGCGCGAGGCGATCGGGTGACGTCCGCGCCCGGTGGGAGGACGCCGCTCCCCGGCAGGCGGCGGTCCGGCGCGGAGACGGTCGCTGCGCGGGATGACCTGGTGCGGGCACGCGTCCGTCCCGCTCGGGACAGCCGTGGTGGGCCGCGAGGTCTTCGTCGGCGAACGTCAGCACCTAGTCGGCCGAGGAATCCGGGACCTCGGTGCCCCGGCCCGCTCGGGTACCGCGTGCCGAACGGTCGGGGTCCCGGCGGCCGTTCGGGCGTCACGCGCCGTCTGCGAGAATGGGGGCCGTTCTCGGAGCGCCGCGGTAGGCGGCGTCCGTCCCCCACCAGGAGCACGCACGGTGTCGCCACAGCACGGAGCCCCCTCGTCGTCCGGGGGGCGCAAGCGGCCCTCCACGGGCGAGCACCGCGAGCAGCCGTCTTCCACCGGTCAACGCACGCGGTCCGCTGCCACCGGCGGACAAGGGCGGCCGTTGCAAGTGGACGAGCGCACCCATCCGTCCTCTGCGCCGGGCCGCGCGCGTGATGCGTCCGCGGGCGGGGGGCGCGAGCGCGCCAGCGCCGGCCGGGACGGCGGGGCCCGGCAAGCCGAGAAGCACGAACAGGCCGACACGGCCTGGGCGGACCGCAGGGCCCAGGACAGCAGGGCCCAGGACAGCAGGACACCCCAGAACCACAAGCCTTCCGAGGACCGCGAGGACCTGCGGGCCGACTGCGCCAACTGCTTCGGTCTGTGCTGTGTGGCCCTGCCGTTCGCCCGCTCCGCCGACTTCGCCGTCAGCAAGCCGGCCGGGCAGCCGTGTTCGAACCTCCAGCCGGACTTCCACTGTGGCATCCACGCGCAGCTGCGTCACAAGGGGTACCCCGGCTGCACCGTCTTCGACTGCTTCGGCGCCGGGCAGAAGGTGTCCCAGAGCACCTTCGGCGGCACAAGCTGGCGTGGGGCGCCGGAGACGGCACACTCCATGTTCGAGGTCTTCCCCGTCATGCGGCAGCTGCACGAGTTGCTCTGGTACGTCACCGAGGCCCTCGACCTCGCACCGGCCCGCCCCGTCCACAAGGAGTTACGGCGGGCACTGGCCCACATCGACGGCCTGACCCGCGGCAGCGCCGGGTCCATCACCGAGCTGGACGTGAACGCGCTGCGGGGCGAGGTCAGTACCCTGCTGCTGCGGGCCAGCGAGCTCGTCCGGGCCCAGGTCACGGGCCGTGGGAAGAACCACCGCGGAGCCGATCTGATCGGCGCGAAACTGTCCGGCGCCAAGCTGCGGGGGGCGAGCCTGCGAGGCGCCCTCCTCATCGCTGCCGACCTCAGTGGGGCCGACCTGCGCGACGCCGATCTGATCGGGGCTGACCTGCGCGGCGCCGACCTGCGCGGGGCCGACCTCACCGGCGCCCTGTTCCTCACCCAAGCGCAGCTGAACGCGGCAAAGGGCGACGCGGCCACCCGGCTTCCTCCCGCGCTCAGTCGACCCGCTCACTGGTAGGTCCGCGGTGCGATCCCCGCAGCCCGTGTTCCCTGCTCCGGGACGGCCGCCACGCTGCTCTCGGCGGGCTACGGGACGGAGGAGTTCGGCTCCGCCGAGTCCCACTCACCCGGCCGGCCTGTGTCGGGCCGCGTCGGCGGCCCGACACAGGCCGGCCGGGTGAAGCGGAGAGGTGCGTGCCGGAGGTGCACGCCGGGGGCGGTACGGTCGCGGACCACCCCCGTGCCCGGCTACTTCCGCCGCTGGCCCCTGGGCCGGCGCGGATAGGGGAACAGCCGCGGACTGCGCTTGGCCGCCACGTCCTCGACCCAGCCGAACAGCACCAACGCCAGCAGGATCAGCGGAATGGCGATCAGCAGCGGGAACCACTGGCTGGTCAGCAACCAGTGCAGGTGCGTGTAGAAGAAGTCGTTGTTCCACAACGGTGCGATCAGCGGTTCGGTCAGCACCAGCGCGAGACAGTGCCACAGGTAGAGGCTGACCGCACGGGAGTTGAGCAGGGTCACCACTCCGTCGAACCGCTCCAGTTGCCGGGGCCACTTCTCCCACGAGGGACTCAGGTGGAGCAGGAGCAGCACGCTGCCGAAGGACCAGATCGCCTGGGCCAGCGGCACCGCCTCCAGGTCGGGGCCGATGCGGGGCTGGTCCACCGGAGCCTGTTGCAGCCACCAGTAGCCGAAGGCGAGTACCAGCGGTGCGATGGAGGGGATGACGTACTGGGGGATGCGGCGGAACAGCCCCTCGTGGTGGGCCATGCCGAGGAGCCAGCAGGAGGCAAAGGTGGTGAAGTCGGTGACCGTCTCCATCACCCGGCCGGACTGGTCCACCAGGCCGGAGTTGAGGAAGGCCGACAGCGCCAGCGGCAGCAGCAGGGTGACCCAGGGCAGTCGGCGCACGGCCTTGAGCATGAGCGGGGACAGCAGCATGAACCAGAGGTAGGCACGCAGGTACCACAGCGGCACCACGATCTGCTGCGCCCAGGTGTCCGGCAGGTGACCACCGAAGCCGCCCAGGTGGGAGGCGAACGGCGGGGTGCTGATCGGCAACACCCAGAAGGCGAGGTGGATCCACCACCAGGTCGGGTGGCCCTCGGAGTTCGGACCCCAGCCATCCAGGATCATCGCGGGGAGCACGACCGCGCCGAACATCCACATGGGGGGAAGCAGGCGGCGCAGCCGCGACCGGAGCACGCTCAGTGCGGGGCGGCTCAGGGACCGGGCCATCAGCGATCCGGCCAGCGCGAACATCACCCCCATGGAGGGGAAGATCAGCGGCAGCCAGGTCCAGGAGAAGTTGTGGTAGATCACCACCCGGACCAGGGCCAACGCTCGCAACAGGTCCAGGTAGCGGTCGCGTCCGGCCTTCCGCGCCGGTGCCTCGGGCCCGGGGGCGGACGCCGACTCGGGCGCGAGGCCGGGCACCGGCTCGGACGTGCGGCCGGACGCCGGTACGGGTACGGACGCCCGCTCGGGCACGTACCCGGGTGCCGGCTCACCTGGTCGCGAGGGACTGTCCGCCGGTACCGCGAGGCTGTTCATGGCTCGCAGGACCATGGTGGTGTCGCCGTCGCCCTCCAGTCCGACTCTGCCCGATTCCGCGGTCGTCATGACGGCATCTCCCCCATGGTGACGTCGAGCCCGACTTCGCCGGTGCGCCGCAGCTTCTGCCAGCGCAGCCGACCTCCGGTCAGGGCGGTTATCCAGGACTGCAGCAGGACCATGTACATCAGCACCCGGTACACCACCTGCTGCAGGGGCAGGGTGATCAGGTGCCAGGGCTTCTCCCCGTCCAGGTGGAAGGACCACCAGGCAAGGACGGCCTGAGCGCCCATCACCCCGAACCACGCGCCCAGGGTCTTGTAGGGGTCGACGAAGACCACTCCGTAGATCATGGCGATGTCGATGGCGGGCGCGAGCAGCGGGGTGAGCACCATGAACACGGCGACGAAGGGC contains:
- a CDS encoding SDR family oxidoreductase → MAQETNRRTSSEGAAPDGTHTCLVTGASGYIGGRLVPELLDAGHRVRCLVRTPRKLRDHPWADRVEIVQGDVTDAESVARAMADADVAYYLVHALGTGRDFERTDREAARIFGEQAHQAGVRRLVYLGGLTPAGVPERQLSPHLRSRAEVGRILLDSGVPTVVLRAAVIIGSGSASFEMLRYLTERLPVMVTPRWVHTRIQPIAVRDVLRLLVGCARLPSDVSRTFDIGGPEVLTYLDMMQRYAAVAGLPRRLVVPVPVLTPGLSSHWVGLVTPVPASIARPLTESLRHEVVCQENDIERYLPSPPGHPLGFDRAVALALQRVREAQVATRWSSASVPGAPSDPLPTDPDWAGGSLYTDVRERDADVPPEALWQVIEGIGGENGWYSFPLAWAVRGWLDRLVGGVGLRRGRRDARRLRVGDSLDFWRVEEIERGRLLRLRAEMRLPGLAWLEMRVDGDGSGPVRYWQRALFHPRGLLGHLYWWSVSPFHALVFGGMARNIVRAAARAQHDRDHTAGPATSGRTASGPAPPPEDSAVRTGRRRPPERS
- a CDS encoding pentapeptide repeat-containing protein yields the protein MRADCANCFGLCCVALPFARSADFAVSKPAGQPCSNLQPDFHCGIHAQLRHKGYPGCTVFDCFGAGQKVSQSTFGGTSWRGAPETAHSMFEVFPVMRQLHELLWYVTEALDLAPARPVHKELRRALAHIDGLTRGSAGSITELDVNALRGEVSTLLLRASELVRAQVTGRGKNHRGADLIGAKLSGAKLRGASLRGALLIAADLSGADLRDADLIGADLRGADLRGADLTGALFLTQAQLNAAKGDAATRLPPALSRPAHW
- a CDS encoding acyltransferase family protein, whose translation is MTTAESGRVGLEGDGDTTMVLRAMNSLAVPADSPSRPGEPAPGYVPERASVPVPASGRTSEPVPGLAPESASAPGPEAPARKAGRDRYLDLLRALALVRVVIYHNFSWTWLPLIFPSMGVMFALAGSLMARSLSRPALSVLRSRLRRLLPPMWMFGAVVLPAMILDGWGPNSEGHPTWWWIHLAFWVLPISTPPFASHLGGFGGHLPDTWAQQIVVPLWYLRAYLWFMLLSPLMLKAVRRLPWVTLLLPLALSAFLNSGLVDQSGRVMETVTDFTTFASCWLLGMAHHEGLFRRIPQYVIPSIAPLVLAFGYWWLQQAPVDQPRIGPDLEAVPLAQAIWSFGSVLLLLHLSPSWEKWPRQLERFDGVVTLLNSRAVSLYLWHCLALVLTEPLIAPLWNNDFFYTHLHWLLTSQWFPLLIAIPLILLALVLFGWVEDVAAKRSPRLFPYPRRPRGQRRK